Below is a genomic region from Dryobates pubescens isolate bDryPub1 chromosome 1, bDryPub1.pri, whole genome shotgun sequence.
TGTGGCCCGCAAGGTCATCACAGCCCTTGGTGTGCACATGGTCCCTGGGGTGcatgcagtgcccagcacctcatccaggccagctggggtggtggggaggcCAGGGCTGTTTTCCCCCCCAGAAGAAGAGAGCCCATGCACTCACTCATAGCTGCAGCTCGGGACAATGGCTGAAACGAAGGGATCAGGgcggtactggaaggtcatggGGGCCAGAAATTCCTCCCCATCAATCCACAGGGCCACCTTGGTTGtccccaggccaccagcagcaggtgtTGTGCATTGGATCACTCTGTCGCCCTGCCTGGGGGTACAGTAGCAGTGGCTGAAGAGAACACTGGGACCACAAGAAAACTTCCACAACTGACCTTGTGCCAGGGACCCCACATGACTGGCAGGGGCAGGACAGGGGTGTACCTGGGCTGCACAGTCAGGGGGCACTCAGAAGTGTTGACCATCACCcgccagctgctccctgctgagaggTGGGTGCCATGGAGCAAGAGGTGGGTGCCACCACCCCGGGGGCCAAACGGAGGGTGCAGGGCGCTGACACGAGGGTCCTGGGTAGAGATGGGGTCAGTGGGGTGCGTGGGTGAGCCAAGCCCACCCTTCATCCCTGCCACAAGTGACCACCAGTGCGGGGCCTTACCACAAAGAAGAAGCCAGGGAGGGTGGCTGAGCCATGGACGCGGAAGCCAGAGGGTCTGGCGGGTTCCTCCACAGTGAGCACCACGTCGGCTGAGCCCACTGCTGCCATTGGGCCCTCTGGCTCCAGCTCGCACACCAGCTCATCCACAAAGTCCTTGTGGCGAGAGgtgggcagggctctgtggggTGGTGACAGTGCTCAGCCCCAGAGACCAGGGCACGGCCAgacccctctctgctgctgtaatCCCGCCCAGCGCCACCACACACCTGTGGCTCTTGCTCTCCGCTGGCAGCACGGTGCAGCCTCGCTGTCCCACCAACACCCGGTATGCCCCCGCCGGTCTGCGGCTCGGGTCAGGGTCCAGGTGCGAGCGGAAGGTCATTCCGCAGAGCGTCAGCCGCGTCCGGCCCCGCAGCGGGGCAGTCCGAGGGTGGAACTGTGGGAGAGGAGCCGACGTCAGCCTGAGCCCCAAAAGCCTGGCAGTCACGGGTCCAGAAAGCCCCTTCTCTGGGGTCTCTGGGTGGTGCAAAGGCCCCACCATCCAtctgccacctgcctccccGCCTGAGCACCCAGGAgatgtggggagcaggggggaaggTGGCGCAGACCTACGTCGGTGAGGACGGGCGGGCAGCTGTCCTGGACCCAGGGGCCAACGCACTCGTGCTGGCGTCTGCACCCATCCCCGCACCAGCCGCAGCCCATGAAGCGCTCAGCTCGTAGGCAGCGCTGGCACGTGGAGAAGTGGCGGCAGCCAGGGCCGGTGACATTCAGACGCCACACCTGGGGACAGAGAGTGGACATAAGCAGGGAATATGGGGCTcagtgcccaccctgtgccacccaGACTCCCCACTCACCTTGGTACTGGCTGCAAAGAACACTgagtggctctgcagccccatggCACCATGCACTGGCGCTGGCTCCCCCAGGGAGAAGTTGGCCAAGGTGAGAAGGTAGGAGCTGGAGCGCTGGAGCACCATCTGCcgtggggcagagcaggtgtTGAGCACACCCCATGTGCCACAGTGAGCACCCCACCCTACCCAGACCCCCATCCCACCTGCAAGACGCGTCCCTCCACTGTGCCCAAGTGGGCCACGGTGACATCCCCCAGGGCGGTGACGAAGATGGAGGTGAGTAGGACACCGGCCAGTTGCCTGTTGAACAGGTCCACCTTatgggaggcagcaggaatgAGGGTGGGCTGGTCCCAGCAGCTGGTGTTGGCCACTGGGGCTGAGAGGTTCACCTGCAGCCAAGTGTGGGGTGAGTGCCTTGAAGCTGGCCCTAGCACCCCAACCCTCCCATACCCTTGTGGGTGGGTGCCAGCTCCAGGCACAAGGTATTCTGGGGAGCACTGAATTGCACAAGCTTCGTCTCCAAGCTGGAAAAATTTGGGGGGAagagcacatccacagcccCTCCCACAGGCCCTGTGTACACAGCGTCAGATCCTGGCCTCCCACCCCACTCCATCTGGATGTGGTTATCTGTGCCAGCACCACAGGGTGGGGAATCCCAAAGCCAGCCCTAACCAGCATTTGAAGCTCAGCAGGGGGCTCGGGTTGAAGTGGGACCCCAGGAGCCAGGACATGCCCACCAGGACCCCATCAGAGCTCAGGGCTGATGgttccctcccagctgcctgtgccagtggtgtgcgtcagcagcagtgagctgcttgttccagatgggaagaggaggggatTTGGCTGCACCTTGCCCCACTTCTGGCTGAGAACACTCGAGTTCATGTCACAGTTGCTTGTTGGgaccctgcctgcagaggggacCCTGCCCAGGCACTCGCTCGTCCCCATCCCAGCCATGCCTGGGCTTGTTTCTGGGACACGGTGTTCCTGCCCCGTGGCTTCAGCAGACGGAACCCCAGTGACTAAACCACACTTCCGCCTGTGGTTTATTTGCCCAGAGAAGGCGTCGGCTCTGGGGGGCAAGGTGGGAGTGGCTGTGCACCCCAAGTACCCTGGGCACTGAGGCCCTGAGTCTTCCCTGTCCCCCACAACTGGAAAAGGTGGCCATCAAAACcctggtgctggggacagccacAGTGGAGGCAGCCACACTGAGGACTTCTGGCCCAATGCACGgcaagcagcagtgtgctgggatGTGAGTCTGaggcacccagctctggtgagaacAGGGTGGGGAGAACAACCATATCCCCACCAGCACACTGACACctcagtgtggccagagctggtgAAACAGAGTGGGCAGTGATGGGCAGGTGGTGGGGCTGACTCACACCTGGGCAGTGCCACTCTCCCCACGCTTAACCCACCCTCCTGTCAATCCTGCTTTACCAGCACTTCCCAGCATCCCAGATCCACCTAACCACGTCCCAGCCAATTCCCAAGCTCCCAGGGATGGCGCAGGGTGGAGGACTCACATTTTGTGGGCAGTATTCCACCGGCTGGAAGAAGCTGAGCCCccgcagcagaggctggtgcccagtgccacagCACTTCTCCATGCCCTCCTCTATGGCCTGGTTGATGAGGCGGAGGGGGAAGGCACAGACAGCCGAGTCCTCTCGTGGCACCCGGCTCTCTGGATGGCTCTCAGCGAAGGCACCGAAGAGCACCATGTCAGTGTCATTGATACCGAGGTCGCGAGCCAGGCGGGCACCAGGGCGGGCAGCGTGGGCTGCTTGCAGCACATTGTAGGTGACATCCCTTTCATAGTCCTCCTCACcactccgccgccgccgccgccgcttggaCTCAAAGCGGCAGTCGAGGACAAGCTCTCGGTAGTGGCGGAGGTCACGCTCATGGGTGCTGAGCCGCACCAGACGTGTGTGGTATGCTGCCGAGCCCGGACGGTCCGGCTGCACCGTCAGAAAGTAGATGTGGTCCTCATCAGCGAAGGAGTGCACGTAGTGGATGGTGTAGTTGTCCTGGTATTGGGGCAGTACCGTTAGCCACTGGAAGTCATCTGAAAAGCCATCCAAGGTGCCCTTCAGCCTGCGAATGGACACTGACTGTGGGCTGTACCGTGCTGCCACACTGCTGTTGATGGTGGAACCGAGGTAGAAGAAAGAGGCATAGGAAGTGGCCACCACAGTGGCGCTGGTCCCCAAGGGGCTGGCCATGCAGTCGGGGCAGTATGCAGGGCTGTTGCCTCTGGCTGAATACAGGCAGTGAGTGGCCGTGATGGCCACCATGCCATCCTGCACCTCCAGCTGGTGCTGGTAGCAAAGCCCATGCTGTGTCGTGCCACAACTGTATAGCCATGGCTCCAGCGGGTCCAGCAGTAGCAGGACGTTGTCTGTGTCCTTGGGCCCATCCACAGGGGCTGGGCACAAGTGGCAGATCTCACACTGGGCACTGCCTACTGGGCCGGTGACAAGGACGGAGAGCAGGCGCAGCTCGGGACTTGCTAGCAGGATGCGGTTGCGGACAGCCACAAAGACGGCGACCGGGCCAGTGGCGTCAGTGAAGATGGCTACGTTCTGCACGGGGCTGCCGGTGTCGAGGCTGGGCAGGGTATAGGGAACAGAGAAGTTCCTGGTGGAGCTGTAGGGAATGCGAGGGCACTGCCAGGCGCTGGTGTGCAGTGGGGCCAGGGCAAATGCCAGCAAGAGGCACACACGGCATGACAGGTCCATGCTGCACGGTGCCACCAGGGTGTGGCTATCACCGGTGCTCAGCACcgagcagggctgggacacaTGGTAGAAGGGTCACCATCACATCTGCCAAAATAAAGTAGAGAGAGAGGTTTACTCACTGTGGTTAGGCAAGGACTGGGCTGCATATGACGCAGGAGGTGCCAGAGCCCCCTGAAGCCAGGCGATGGTGGGTGCTGCCAGAGGAAGGATGGCCTCCACCAAACCTCTTCCCCAGTACTACAGGCAGAGGTGAAGCCAAGCCCTGTGTGGCTGTCCCCCAGAGGAATCTTTGTCCTGCAAGACCCCCGCTCCTGGGGACTGGAATGGAGGCTCCTGCAAATCCCTCC
It encodes:
- the MST1R gene encoding macrophage-stimulating protein receptor yields the protein MDLSCRVCLLLAFALAPLHTSAWQCPRIPYSSTRNFSVPYTLPSLDTGSPVQNVAIFTDATGPVAVFVAVRNRILLASPELRLLSVLVTGPVGSAQCEICHLCPAPVDGPKDTDNVLLLLDPLEPWLYSCGTTQHGLCYQHQLEVQDGMVAITATHCLYSARGNSPAYCPDCMASPLGTSATVVATSYASFFYLGSTINSSVAARYSPQSVSIRRLKGTLDGFSDDFQWLTVLPQYQDNYTIHYVHSFADEDHIYFLTVQPDRPGSAAYHTRLVRLSTHERDLRHYRELVLDCRFESKRRRRRRSGEEDYERDVTYNVLQAAHAARPGARLARDLGINDTDMVLFGAFAESHPESRVPREDSAVCAFPLRLINQAIEEGMEKCCGTGHQPLLRGLSFFQPVEYCPQNVNLSAPVANTSCWDQPTLIPAASHKVDLFNRQLAGVLLTSIFVTALGDVTVAHLGTVEGRVLQMVLQRSSSYLLTLANFSLGEPAPVHGAMGLQSHSVFFAASTKVWRLNVTGPGCRHFSTCQRCLRAERFMGCGWCGDGCRRQHECVGPWVQDSCPPVLTDFHPRTAPLRGRTRLTLCGMTFRSHLDPDPSRRPAGAYRVLVGQRGCTVLPAESKSHRALPTSRHKDFVDELVCELEPEGPMAAVGSADVVLTVEEPARPSGFRVHGSATLPGFFFVDPRVSALHPPFGPRGGGTHLLLHGTHLSAGSSWRVMVNTSECPLTVQPRQGDRVIQCTTPAAGGLGTTKVALWIDGEEFLAPMTFQYRPDPFVSAIVPSCSYEGSIVTITGTHLDSVYRAKIRFEAGDVRTEAAECEDLRAAGQLLCHSPPFPFESNVETAPGNLSVLMDGATDRWLFRLRYYPQPKVFPLDQEGGRLRLKPGDNEIEVHQLGLDAVATCMNITMTVGGQDCHPNVLKNEVTCRLPRKLRLPSAGAPVEICVNGVCKALGWVLPAATSLDLATSLALGIGVTFLVCCILAATLLRWHWRKKKGTENLELLAQPGRSNPPVTTQRAGVDYREVPGKWLSSVGGGLLDACPALTLPLPVPAVLPVAVSPSPAGPRARFIGAGASASAGAGVAGGGSPIPLLRTTSCCLEDLRAELLEEVKDILIPEERLITHRHQVIGKGHFGSVYHGTYMDPLLGDIHCAVKSLHRITDVEEVEEFLREGILMKSFHHPQVLSLLGVCLPRRGLPLVVLPYMRHGDLRHFIRAKERSPTVKDLIGFGLQVALGMEYLAQKKFVHRDLAARNCMLDETLTVKVADFGLARDVFGKEYYSIQQHRHAKLPVKWMALESLQTQKFTTKSDVWSFGVLMWELLTRGASPYPGVDPYDMARYLLQGRRLPQPAHCPNTLYAVMLSCWAPAPEERPSFTGLVGELERVLATLEGKHYVNLAVTYVNLERGTPFPPAPPGQLPDDKDEDNEEEQEKEEEQEEVEEEDTAVC